Genomic DNA from Polyodon spathula isolate WHYD16114869_AA chromosome 8, ASM1765450v1, whole genome shotgun sequence:
tcattgacaacccacacatgtaacaaacCCCCCTGTTACAGTTCCTTTTagcttatttttgttttctatcaCTCTGCACTGTCAGATAGTTTCAGCCACAATTTTCCTTCTACTACCTTACTTTCATGACACATAAATTGTTTTACAAGAGAAGACTGTCAATTTAATTTCATCAGCCCAGTAGGCTTGCATGAGAACCATTTAATAGATCTGTCAAAGCTTCAGGTTCTTTTAAAATTTTGGCCAAGTGAACATTAACTATTTGACTTTTCTCTGCATGTTTTTGCACTCGTTAATGAGATTCCATGATGTGAGTGAGCAAAGCTAGTTGCACAGCTGTTTTATATTGAGAGTTATTCTGTTGACTGCAGACTGGGGATTCAAAGCTTGGGTATCCAGGCTCCCAGTGGACCACGTCCCAGTGAATATAAGGTTTTGTGCAATTCTACAAAAGTGGAAGCTGCAAAGAATACTGAAATTCAATAATTACACACAATTCAAACTGATTAATCTACCAGCATCTAAAGGCATAACATTGCTTTTACTTACTAAGCAGAGTCGCTGACTTATAAAATATATAGAGCTGGATGGTTTTGAATGGCTACTTCCCCCTTCTTCCTTTGGAGAAAAGTTAATGTGAATTGACCAATTTAGTCACACATCACAAAATCTTCATGCGTGTGTATTGGTATACATTAGCTTTTCTCActctattaaaataatgtatgatCAATTTTCTTATATGTTAATGTGTTAACATTTATAACTGGGAATTGAACTGACTGTGAAAGGTTGTGTTTAGTTTATCATTTATTTTCCTATCAGTGAGATGGACTTTGTTTTTCAGGGTCCTAAACCCAATGTAATAACAAGCTGGAAACTAGTTATACGTTAGGCATCAGCTATCAATAAACCATTTCATAGATTTGATTCCATATGAATTGTTTTgatgtaaatgtaatattaaaaaataactcaGAATATTAAATAACTCATGACTTAATGGCCAGAATTTTCAagaaacagtgttattgtatcaaacttgtgGTATGGTAATGACAGCTTTAGTAGCTAgtgattttcaaattaaatgtgttcattaaatcaatccgttaatgctttgaaattgagtcagtgaggtcgttaatgaatgcatttctcgttaaaaatcttaattgtcgcaggtcacgtacatcacttcctgtctcaacaactaaGTAAGTGAAACTCGTTAATCAAAGTGCATGTTACAGAGATCAAGATAAAATAATGGAAGCAGAATTCGTTGTTATGCAGAATACTGGCTTACAGGGAGACGGCTTttccaccagcgagcagcagccaaatggaaatacaaaataatgggaatatctattttgtgtataatttgtaaacttaatttaaaattgtgcattttgtcatccagactgtacatttatttagataagaTCACATagaaaatgctgatttacaattatctggcatgtgggtgaagatcagatggcacagattaaacaaaaaaacaaaagaaacaacagcagaaaaaaacaaattaaccccactagtcatttaccctcatttgGGGGGATATTTTGTCACATCTTACTATATacctcttttaatgtgcattttgcaatcttttttatttaatttttggatGGGGCAggggtaagccatctatgtacattagttggaatttattttcttatgttgacatctacatCTGTAggatgtacgattgtaggctataaaaacatttgaagcgccatttgtgtttgtagttgttagttattatgcatgtataccatgtatgtaaaactttgttatatatttattaagcttttaaaatttatGATAAAACACCTTAACCAAATACATAATTTGCTTATAATTAATTGTTAGGTCAATACCTctatcatgcattttctctggtactctttacTTGCCTCTGTGATAAATAAACTAGCCACTGAAAACTTACAGTTTTATAAGAACATGTTATATGCAtatgtagcgtgcatgggggtaggggtcagggcaaGTAGGTGACGCAATCTGAGCCTATAACCACTGTATCTTCTCGTGCaagggagccagctcttttgtacagcggtatcggcgctatccTTCAGAgtgggaggtcccgggttcatgtCCCACCTCCGCCTGTGAGAAACCCCTGCCTATGAGAACCATGGTTCGTTACATATACAAaggtgtgaaggtgaaagtgtacattgtacataaagtgtggaggagtctgacaacattacaaatacaattagggaaaatccatgtcaatgatcttgatcacattagttattccattggtttgtatacagTTATGTCCGTGTCCACATAtgatgcatgtattctctctctattaaatacacacacacacacacacacacacacacatacctacatacatacacatggTATTCCATTAGTTTGTATACAATGTCCATGCtaatatcttttgaaaacaagccctgacagccCCATAAGTATTGCATAAATATTTAGATGAAGTATTTATAGAATACTTAAAAGCTGCTATTAGGACCATGCTGCAtgatgtaaggtataaaccacgaagtggaatatatcatcggaacctcatggcctgaagtggtttataccgcttataacatggctacctgcCATTTGGggtatgaaaaataattaaaataattcaaacacattttaaattaagacaaaaccaaaaacctTTATTGTGTATATACAGCTGCAGTGTAACAGAgtcttaaatgtaatttaatttattgttagcttattacaaataaattgcacgtgtctgtttattgtgaatttctgcatcgaaagtggcatctcactagaaactagaggactgaacacgctgatgatgggcagagtttcaaatgacacagaGGAAGTAAGAGGAAAAGCTGTCTCTGTAGGTGAGTCTGTGTAATTGTTATatgtgaggcacacatattcaagtccgttttcatccttttggatctcaaaagatgtttttgttagttgtcggacccCCTAGCATCCAAattgtgccagattaagttgaagatcaaaccagactttacgcaccatgCTGACCGCAGTGTCTAGGGACAGTGCCTCATTTTCCTGCAGATCCTTCAAGTCCAGGCGAATTATTTGGGGTGTGGTGTCTGGctttgtctttacctgcttttctaaaagttttcatgactgacaggaatacattcttGTTGGTtttgtcagcagagatgttaaaacctactgttaaaatatatatttagtccagcccagcattataaaactggagattGAATATTAATCCTCAAAATGATTGGTAGATATTGGCATCCAGGGcgggtttagtatcctaggagatctcaGTTGATATTGTTAAACGATTGAACATTTTGTGAGTGtccaaaatgaatttaaaaaatctacattaattactgcagcggatcgtgtacaataattttgcatcctactggtggcaaactattttgtacaacctgcaatcTTTCTTTGGATCACATATGTCGAGCTACAATCCAACGGCATTTAGACTCAGAcagcaatcaaaaacaaaaaaggttgcGGATAGTGCATTGCCTAAAaacgaaaaggtaaaaaaaaaaaaacttttttttttcttttctgaaacacTGACATGTAACAacgtagtaatgttaaatattattagttttgctcaagaCAGACAGCTACAGTTGGGactggtttaaaacaaaataatatgtataaaatacaaagcAGGTTACTtttgatctctgcatcatcatcctATGTTTGTTTAGAGACAAAATTCTCAGaaacttttagaagcaacaacacagattacaTTCTTGACAGTAAGTTACTATAAAGAagacacttttttattatttcgtggaatattcattttcattaaaatattatcgaTTTGTTATCATGGGGTCccaatcaataaataatttgattattgttGTTATCGTTACAAGCCTGAtacataccgatttgttgattaacactggagttatcatttacaaccttttgaaaatcctgcccaaagtGTTTCAAGAGTGCCGACTGTCTGGAAGAACTCCACAGAGGAGATATGAGACTCTATTCACAATGCTcacaagttattttaaataaagctgtAAGGTGTGTGTGAAGGTGTAATGATGGCTGTAACCATGGTAGAGCGTTGTGTTTCTCAGTGTTAGCAGATGGGAGATTGTGTCCACTTGATTGTGAAAAAAGTCTTAGATTAACAGAAGTTGCAAAATGTCAGCAACACCTGGTCAGATATGTTATTTCATacagctatttttgtttttcttttttattcttagAAATGTAACTGATATATTTCAGGCAAACAGGTATAGTGCAGTGTTTTCATGTATAGTAAGATATTGATGGGTTGGATTACATATTTACTTTGAAATCAGAGGTTAAGTTAATCTTTTTATTGGTCTGTCACTGAAGTTCTTACAGTGAATATTGACTAGATTATTTATTGAGAGACGACATTAAGAAACACAATGGAAAATGTTGTAAAGTCAGAACAAACAAGGTAATCATAAACACAACAACttgaattgctgttttattttatttttttcaaagttactATAAAATGCATGCAAGTAATTGAGAATGTTGCTATAGGTTTACATGGCATAAGATGAATGTCAAAGACTGTTTTATTTAGACTTGTTGACTATGGcttaaattgtaaaagtaataaaagaCTAAACTAATGACTGAATAATTTTACACATCATGTTTATTCAGTGCAGCTTTTTTTAGCCCAGGTTATAAAAAACATTCATTGTGATAAACACTTAACATTCAGTACATCAAATACTGGGCACTACATTTACCTAGAAGCATTATTGTATCACTTTGAAGGTGATCTTCTTTAGATTGTATTAATAGACTTTGGTTGTAGGTTACTTTGCATAGCAATTAATATGCTTATGGTATCCATAGCTTAAAACATGAATCATAAATCTgaagaaactaaataaactttAGTCCAGTAGCATAGACTGAAATGTATTTAGTTCCATTCAAATTTAGTAGCATCTGATATTTTCAGCAGTTGCTTAAATATTGGTTACCATAACTATCAAATGTAATCTAGCAATACCTTCCTAGATCAACTCCTTGCTGACATTTAGTGACACTGTATCTCATGTAACTGACAGAAATCTTGTATGTTATGTATTAGAGAGTTTCCAGACCACATTCCATAATCTGCAAATGTAACTATGTATTGCATGTGTCGTTCATTGCTAGATGATGatataacaatgtattaaaaGCAAACATGAAAGTCAGAAAACACCACAACTTCACACACAAAGGTCAATGTACCCTTTAACCTAGCACAGCTACAACGAGTTGTGGTTTGCAAGATGTGGTTCTGAAACAAATCAGTTACCCATTAGCTTAACTTactacactgtttaaaaaatttaagaaaatgtaagaaaaatattCTTATTTAGAAGCCAAAAGAGTATATTTTAATATGAGAAAGAAAAATCTTGCTTTGTCCACAAGTAAGTttacctttttaatgtttttaactgTGTATATTCGGCTACAGAATCACAGTCGTAACATATATGGGGATATATTGCTCAAATAAAAGTCTTCTTTCCTTAAGAACACATACTGTATCATGTACTGGTATGACATCAATATTCAATAGTATATTCAGAGTGCATTTATAGTACACATTTCCTATGGATTTCTTACCTTTATTTCGGAATAGTTTCATGCACATCAAAGTGCTGAACCTCTGCGGTTGGTTTTGTTCAGGTAGTTAGAGGCCTTTAATTAACATGCTACTCTCAACAATAGTAAAATCTTGAAACATGCTGAGGTTAACAGAGCAGAAGCCCCTGATCTActggaaatattgaaaacagaccAGGACCCCCAGCTTAACACTAGACCAGGCCTTTACTCATAGATGACTTCACTGGCTTGGCGGAGGCAGTTTGACATATCCACTGGCAAGTCATTGCGAGTGATACTGTTTCCATCCAGCCTCAGGTGTTTCAGTCTGGAGTAGTTCAGTGGCCCAGTGATCTTGCAGAAGCTAGCCAGATCAAACTctgaaaaatagtaaaataaagagACAATAGTTTAATCTGGATGTTACCTGTTTGGCCACCGAACATTTTATGGGTGTCAAAAATATGAATACTTTCTGTCATCATTTTCTAATGTTATTGAAACAACGGTGGAAACAACAAAGGAGGGTATAGTCAAACACGTATTTCAACCCTTATCCATGTATATCATATGAGAAACAGTAATTGTAACATGATATAGAAAGATTAatctgattatttattattaaatagagGATTTTGGTAAATGTAAATATGATACAACAATCATAAAACGTTTTTACACAGCACTAGAAAACTCTTAACTGTGCATGTGCGGACGAAGAACTGTGttcagaaaagtttatttttcttatcaaTTACGTTATGTTATCATTCACCAGGTTAATATGTTTCTTGCATGGACCCTGGGCAAcagtgaaacagactttaaaagtttttttttttttctttttaattaaacactgAGAAGATCAGCCCAATCCGACTCCTTTCTATAGACACTCAATAAAAAAAGTAGCCTTGGACCTCTCGTTATATCTCATGATCCATTGTGCACCACCTGACCTAAGTTATGGAAGAGTTGAGTATCTTGGTAATATAGAACAGCTTCCCTCaaccatttttcaagatttcttttttgtgCACCATTTTTTGATACCACACtcaggtagacaagattaatcaatcagttatttgtttaattgatcAAAGCCCATAGGTGTGATTAATCAGTttatcattaaatatatatatatatatatatatatatatatatatatatatatatatatatatatatatatatatatatatacacacacacacacacacacacacacacacacacacacttgaaaaaTCTATAGGAACTCACTGTTGATTTTGTTGACCTGTAAGTATAGGTTCTCTAAGTTTTCATTAACAACTGGGATGGACTTCAGCATGTTGAAAGACAAGTCCAGCTCAATAAGAGAAGTGGTATTGAAGAAATCAGCGGGAATGCCAGAATCCACCAATTGATTGTGTGAGATTCTCAGGTACTGCAGCTTCGGTAGTTTTTGTAAGTAGTTGTCTGGAAGTTTGGAGATTTCATTGTGATCAGCATATAAGATCTCCAGACTGCTTGGAAGATCCTGaggcaatttttttaatttattgttgttTAAGTCAAGGTACGTCAGGGAGTTGAGCCCCTGAAAGACTCCAGCAAGAGCATCATCATTCAACTGATTATCTTGAAGTTGAATGACAGTGAGGTTTTGGAGTCCTTTCAAAAGGCTGGATGGAAACTTTGAGAGTTCATTATTTGCAAGTTTAAGCTCCTGCAGGGTACTGGGAAGAGGTCCAACAGGCTCTGTAAGTTTGTTGTTATTCATGTACAGCCTTTCCAGCTTTTTCAGCTTGGAAAATGTCTTTTTTCCTATGTTGCTGTTCACAATTTGGTTTTCATCCAAGATAAGCCAAGAAAGCTCTGTGGCATTGTCAAAGACGCCATTTTTGATGGTATCTATCTCATTTCTTTGCAGGTAAAGGTACTTGATTCCTGAAGGCACTATTGGGATGAACTTCAGATTGCGGTTGTCACAGTACATGGCACTTGGGAAATTTATCGGGCATTCACACTCTTGCGCACAATTAGGTCCTGAAGGTCCCAGCTGAGATAAAGGTTCATAGTTGTAATCATACTGGCATAATATACCACTGAATAGAGCCGTCAAAAGTGGGAGATGAAGAAGACTCATCTTGAAGGCACCAGTTGATTCTGTTGAGAGAAAGAGAATGTATTAGTCAAGGGCATATTCAAGATTGATTTAATTTGCCTGTTTTATCTATACCAGTACACCTATCCCACAATGCTGAGAGGGTTGGAGAAGTGACCTGTGCTATAGGGGGGTCAAATGTAACAATTCACTGTCTCCGTCAAGCAGCAATAATATCCCCTTCATATATTCCCACTGTCCAGCCTACAGCATCTCAATCCAAAGACTAACTCATTCTTTAGAAAAATGTCATGCAAGCTGCTAATAATATTTGTTGCAGCCCAATAACTTTTCTACACTATATAATATACCATAGCTATAATAAACGTATtaatataattgaaataataagACTGCATCCTCTATATAACATTTTGAAACACTGTGGAGGAACTGCTGTTTGCCTAAGACAGTCTCATGAAATCTCCCTTATGATTCCAACATGACTGCTACAAATATATCTGGAAAAGTTACCAGCCAATCCTCTGTGAGTTACGTAATGTTTCAGAAAATGtacaatactgttttgtttgaCACACTGTTTCAAATTATAGCAACAAGCAGGTGACAGGCAGCATCTACTTTACTGTAGCAATTACACAGTATTCTGCAACTTTTTAATACTTGGATATAGTATTAAAAGTAGCATTTTTGTCACGGCATCAGGATCATCATGGTTAAATATGAGAAAATGTTATCAATGCTCTCAACTTTCATCAAATATAATGGTcatgtaacctttaaaaaaagaaacattttctatatataatgcATGCTCTCAGTGCTTTCATaacttaaaatgttaaattataaaTTCTGCGTAACACTATTtaaaagtcaagtagacaaattgGGTACTGATATCCTCAGTAATGGGTTGCAAGCATTTTGAAAGCAAACAGGGGACTCCATTTGACCTAAAGTTTTGCTCATGTCATATGGACGTCTCGAACAGTCATACTGTGTATCAAACAGTCATCActcttgttaaatgtttagaTTCTCATGAAAAAGGATTGATCTGTTCTTCTCATTAaagaacacacaatactgtgaTATTTCATGTGGGATTCTGTACAACCCCACAGCTGCTGTTTGTCAATGCCTACTCCAATATCAACATCATTCAAGGCAtttgtttgtggaacatctaaagaCTAGCACTCCATCATAGAAAACAACAGCTAAACTTGACTAATTGAGAGAAGCTTGCCTTATTATCATTTCATCAGTGTTTAATTACCCTGCTGGAACTTAAGTCAACTTTGTTAAGCTATTGCTGTGAGTACAAGCAggaacatacatttaaaatgcttcaTAGTTATTATTAACAGTAGCATGTTCTTTTGTAATGGATCAGAATGTGGTGTATCAAGTCACCCTGAATTTGATCTTCCTGTATGaaacattttgtttcagaaaaaacattgcaagAATAGGAAAACAAATTGACTTGTTGGGCACCCCCTTTTTAGCTGCTTAATTTCCTAAAAGCTCtttcttaaaaacatgttataactGTGGCTTGATTGAGTTTGTTAAAAGCTGTAATTTTGGTTGCTTTGTGGCAGCTTCACTGTTCAGTAGGAAATGGGTACAGAGTTGCACATGATGAAGAATCATATGTTGTTTTATCAAAACCAAAATTGCAACTGATGGCCCAGTTATTATACTTCCCAGTTCAAATCCATGCTCACTCATTGATTcaccgtgtgaccctgagcaagtcacttaatctccttgtgctccatcttttggctaagtgactctgcagctgatccctagttcacacaccctagtctctgtaagtcgccttggataaaggcatctgctaaataaacaaataataataataataataataataataattataataataataataataataataataataataataatattttggatTGTTACAAAGCTCAAATTCAATTTTCAATTAAACTAAGATACTATAAATATccattttcaacacatttctttacataaataacataaaatcatTATATCAGTATACACTATAAATAGcacttctgattttcagttttaaccaataaaaaatgataacacacccctgatacaaagaaaatgaaatcggttatatccaataaacaccaaaaaacactgtaaatggtTGCTCAATTCACGGTGACATGACTTGTAacaaaattttaataaataacctACAAATAAACTTTGtgcagtgcagttgggcaatgtccctcctacCTGATTTGTATCTTGCATTGATTCGTTCTAATACTTAAATCCACTCCAACTACTGACtgacagcaaattcctacatttgtATTGGAGGATTATAGCaagcttgtgagatttaaaacaagattacaagaaGCAGAGGATTGTTCAAgcttgtgagatttaaagctatattccagttggatagggagtatttacatgcttgtggaatttaaaatagaattgcaaattgtggcgaaatgtaaagaaatacctAAACGcacaaaacccccagaagaatatacccgtgaccataaggattttgttatggaagacaacaaaggaaataAGGTACACTTGAAAaaaagtactgtcaagttactatacataatgtcacagaaaaaaaagaaaagtaactgaaaacaataatttgatacagtatataaaaggtGAAAGCCCTAGGAAAAAATGATTTATGTATAATTCAAAAATAGGTAGAAATAAGCActtaaaaatgaaactaatacaaactgaaaaacagacaCCCTAGTATAAATAAAGGACAACAGACCATCTGATTACTTGTCTCTTGAGGCAACCACAAAAGTACTGTGATGTTAAACTAGGCTGTTACCTCACAATCTACAAATATTGTtatcataaagaaaaaaaaaaactttttgccattGTTAGATCATCTACAGTTCATTTCCATATAATGGTTTCTTAAAGAAACAGAATACGTCAAAGCtcacaaatcaaaacaaatagaaaaaacagaaaacaaacctaTGATTTGGAATaagtaatattatattaaatacgTTACTGCTTTCCTTTTCTTTCATCAGTTATAAGACTTCACAATTGGTTGATGGTCTGTGTAAAAGGTCTAATTATGTGGCTTTTTTAACTTCTACTGGTTGCCTGATCATTTTAGCCCCTATTGAAAACAAAATCTatcagaaacaaaacatgcaacTTTAAATGGGTCATTGGAATACAAACAAATATGTTCTTACaccataaaaatagaaaaaaaaaacattaaaaaaaacctttaaacattaaaaacaatgaaggtagagaaatgaaaatgcaaaaatctCTCAAAAGGATGATGTCTGATTATCAGATTTCATCAATCCTGCCagttatttcttttaaagtttgtGTTGTCTGTACAAAGACATCTGTATAAAAGTGAACAAatatacaagaaagaaaaaatcagCCCGTTTCACAAAtctaataaaactataaaacagtcACACTGTGACAGGAGTTTTACTGAAATATAATTCTAACTACATTTAATGACACAATATAACTACAATTCAACAGCACCATTGTAGTTGTACTCAATTCTGTAATTACAATGGAGCTAATTTACAGTTTGTTTGCATGCTATATAGACAGAAATGCTAGGAACAGCAAACAACATTATTAAGCATAGCTTTCAACAGTATCAGAAAGGGTATGCTACACTTACCTTGTCTTTTCTTGACACCTTGTTGGATTGATCAATTCCTAGATCACCctcaacaacaacagcaaagttAGAAGCAACTTAGATAGAGCTTGGTCTGAAAAAGGGCTCAGGAAAAAGAAAGCAGCCTTGCCAGACCTCTGCAATCCAAAGCTGACAAAACACAGCAACCAA
This window encodes:
- the lum gene encoding lumican: MSLLHLPLLTALFSGILCQYDYNYEPLSQLGPSGPNCAQECECPINFPSAMYCDNRNLKFIPIVPSGIKYLYLQRNEIDTIKNGVFDNATELSWLILDENQIVNSNIGKKTFSKLKKLERLYMNNNKLTEPVGPLPSTLQELKLANNELSKFPSSLLKGLQNLTVIQLQDNQLNDDALAGVFQGLNSLTYLDLNNNKLKKLPQDLPSSLEILYADHNEISKLPDNYLQKLPKLQYLRISHNQLVDSGIPADFFNTTSLIELDLSFNMLKSIPVVNENLENLYLQVNKINKFDLASFCKITGPLNYSRLKHLRLDGNSITRNDLPVDMSNCLRQASEVIYE